Proteins co-encoded in one Rhopalosiphum maidis isolate BTI-1 chromosome 2, ASM367621v3, whole genome shotgun sequence genomic window:
- the LOC113552587 gene encoding uncharacterized protein LOC113552587, whose amino-acid sequence MFAGHIYRIIKIRKPDFRFPYPALCLWTIICGGLLWMMSIFYFFVHEYSIWASVLYALVFRLIYSAVISAFIVISAINTCFTGSWSLILTPLGRLTYGVYLGGLSMQLYHVASARTQIYFNQLILSWIVIGDSIYGFVIAFILYLLIESPFENLLKLLVNKIKGGKPKTEERIPKAVEMLPHTMERHS is encoded by the exons ATGTTCGCCGGTCACATTTACCGGATCATAAAAATCCGGAAGCCCGACTTTCGGTTCCCGTATCCAGCTCTGTGTCTGTGGACGATCATCTGCGGCGGTTTATTATGGATGATGtccatattctattttttcgtTCACGAGTACAGCATTTGGGCAAGCGTCTTATACGCTCTCGTGTTTCGTCTGATTTACTCGGCCGTGATTTCggcatttattgttatttccgCTATAAACACTTGTTTCACAG GATCTTGGTCATTGATACTCACGCCATTGGGTAGACTCACATACGGAGTGTATTTGGGAGGGTTGTCGATGCAATTGTATCATGTGGCTTCCGCGCGCACTCAGATATATTTCAATCAATTAATACTT tcaTGGATTGTAATTGGTGATTCAATATATGGATTTGTCATTGCGTTCATCTTGTACCTGTTGATTGAAAGTCCATTTGAAAATCTACTGAAACTATTggtcaacaaaataaaaggag GAAAACCTAAGACTGAAGAAAGAATACCGAAGGCTGTTGAAATGTTACCACATACAATGGAAAGACAtagttaa
- the LOC113554327 gene encoding snRNA-activating protein complex subunit 3, with protein sequence MDFSHSVLGCYISKPINLKQFKTENAYTVDQIKMSKITDRIIFEKLRSINPNADLSHLPDDIKTWETELQNYNYQEVFDSPDTLSARYVFPIYGTTKSNLQTLKVMKSDFYQIKKTKLYTPLPSFTPRGNITPGQTLLITISIYYPFHWTKNQIPDEAVFPRCKKTLQFYDAQTLQDLKQGFKCENEETEISGDISKTPHKPLEYIVNSDLKHGLFYINNNLYVDTLPDKSTLIYAETMKKWACDNGKPIKNILSLDTQLLDLEICIGQPYVYQHLGRCEHLFIFNEINIAKSNDCLGQTNYPRVISVAKEKLKNCIFCSKNVASVVMLNDDERTPVTVNHMCEPCFKSYNYDHLDDKVSNFKAYRCIKWKK encoded by the exons ATGGATTTCAGTCATTCAGTTCTTGGCTGTTACATTTCTAAACCtattaacttaaaacaatttaagacTGAGAATGCTTATACAGttgatcaaattaaaatgtcaaagatcactgatcgtataatatttgaaaaattaagatCAATCAATCCAAATGCTGATTTATCTCATTTACCAgatgatataaaaacatgggaAACAGAATTACAGAACTATAATTATCAAGAAGTTTTTGATTCACCAGATACCTTAAGTGCTCGTTACGTTTTTCCTATCTACGGCACCACTAAAAGTAATCTTCAAACACTTAAAGTTATGAAAAGTGATTTCTAtcagattaaaaaaacaaaattatatactccACTTCCCAGTTTTACTCCAAGAGGTAATATTACGCCCGGtcaaactttattaattacaatttcaatttattatccaTTTCATTGGACGAAAAATCAAATTCCTGATGAAGCTGTTTTTCCACGTTGTAAAAAAACCCTTCAATTTTATGATGCACAAACTCTTCAAGATTTGAAACAAGGATTTAAATGTGAAAATGAAGAAACTGAAATAAGTGGTGATATAAGCAAAACCCCTCATAAACCTTTag aatatattgtgAACTCAGATTTGAAGCACGgattgttttacataaataataatttatacgtcgACACGTTACCTGATAAAAGTACACTGATTTATGCcgaaacaatgaaaaaatggGCTTGTGATAATGGtaaacctattaaaaatatattatcattggaTACACAACTTTTGGATTTGGAGATATGTATTGGCCAACCTTATGTTTACCAACATTTAGGTCGCTGTGAACATCTATTTATCTTTAATGAAATCAACATTGCTAAATCTAATGATTGTCTTGGCCAAACCAATTATCCTAGAGTCATCAGTGTAGCAAAAGAGAAATTAAAGAActgtatattttgttctaaaaATGTAGCTAGTGTTGTTATGCTGAATGATGATGAAAGAACCCCAGTAACTGTAAATCATATGTGTGAACCttgttttaaatcatataattatgatcATTTAGATGATAaagtatcaaattttaaagcttatagatgtataaaatggaaaaaataa
- the LOC113554328 gene encoding mpv17-like protein: MWSKIFKASNHGLVRGVAIYSVTWPVSSLIQQTLQPSGNKTIDLQRAAKFSVYGGLFVAPTLYAWMRFASYVWPSMTITSHITKAVVEQFSYGPFAMASFFFFMTLLDGGTIEDAKMEVKEKFVSTWKIAVMVWPVLQTINYCVIPPKNRLIFVSFAGLVWTTFLAYIKYQKNKSIPIADKTTD; this comes from the exons ATGTGgtcgaaaatatttaaagccaGTAATCACGGACTCGTCCGTGGTGTGGCCATATATTCGGTTACCTGGCCGGTGAGCAGTTTAATACAACAGACGCTTCAGCCGTCTGGAAACAAAACCATTGATTTACAACGAGCGGCAAAGTTCAGTGTGTATGGTGGACTTTTTGTAGCACCCACTTTGTACGCGTGGATGAGATTTGCCAGTTATGTGTGGCCTTCAATGACAATTACTAGTCATATAACTAAG gcAGTTGTTGAACAATTTTCATATGGTCCATTTGCAATggctagtttttttttcttcatgaCACTTTTGGATGGAGGTACAATAGAAGATGCTAAAATGGaagttaaagaaaaatttgtCTCTACATGgaag ATTGCTGTAATGGTTTGGCCGgtattacaaacaataaattattgtgtaattcCTCCAAAAAATCGTTTGATATTTGTCAGTTTTGCTGGATTGGtatggacaacatttttagcttatataaaatatcaaaaaaataaatctataccaATAGCTGATAAAACAACGGATTGA
- the LOC113554345 gene encoding small integral membrane protein 20 encodes MSRLKGWKYVAFLSAFVGGIGLATYPIIIYPMTHIEDYKKSQELNRAQLDQSRIQPEVPGNMNKWTDPFERKNND; translated from the exons atgtctcGTCTAAAAGGATGGAAGTATGTTGCATTCCTATCAGCTTTTGTTGGTGGCATAGGATTAGCAACTTACCCAATCATTATTTATCCAATGACGCACATTGAAGATTATA aaaagtcACAAGAGCTGAATCGTGCACAATTAGATCAATCTAGAATACAGCCTGAAGTTCCTGGGA atatgaaTAAATGGACTGATCCATTTGAACGAAAGAATAATGACTGA